One genomic window of Geoanaerobacter pelophilus includes the following:
- a CDS encoding B12-binding domain-containing radical SAM protein → MKVLFVSPGWPKGRLWGELGFKFPSLSLAALAAVTPVEWSVELCDENIEPLALATDADLVAITAMTPQAPRAYQIAAQFKAVGKTVVMGGFHASNLPEEALQHLDSVVVGEGELIWPQLLADFQHGRLQRLYRSSDLIAMTAIPIARRQLFAGKKYLFTNTLQTTRGCPFDCEFCSVTAFYGRHYRKRPIDNVLAELEELRRRNSFAFFVDDNLVADRKYALELFAGMKGMGFKWLSHAPIDFADDREFIKAAGEAGCVALFVGFESLNQEALKAMGKVTNTATSYLEDAQVFRDNGIGILGSFVMGNDGDTPEVFERTLAFCEQARLEGAIFPILTPYPGTEVRRRLEAEGRILSNAWEDYDMEHVTFQPKGMSVAELQQGYDWLNRSFYSFGSMYKRIWKLHRSVQVFGPMNIGFRAALKRKKGN, encoded by the coding sequence ATGAAGGTGCTTTTCGTCTCACCCGGGTGGCCGAAGGGCCGCCTGTGGGGCGAACTAGGTTTCAAGTTCCCCTCTCTTTCGCTGGCAGCCCTGGCTGCCGTCACCCCTGTTGAATGGTCGGTTGAACTGTGCGACGAAAATATTGAACCGCTGGCTTTGGCAACCGATGCCGATCTTGTTGCCATCACCGCCATGACTCCCCAGGCGCCCCGCGCCTACCAGATTGCCGCACAGTTCAAGGCGGTGGGCAAGACCGTGGTCATGGGTGGCTTCCATGCCAGCAATCTGCCGGAAGAAGCGCTGCAACATCTGGACAGCGTTGTGGTCGGTGAAGGCGAACTGATCTGGCCGCAACTCCTGGCCGACTTTCAGCATGGCCGATTGCAGCGGCTCTACCGTTCCTCAGACCTCATCGCAATGACCGCCATTCCCATTGCCAGGCGCCAGCTGTTTGCCGGCAAGAAATACCTCTTCACCAATACCCTGCAGACCACCCGTGGCTGTCCCTTTGACTGCGAATTCTGCTCGGTCACGGCCTTTTACGGCCGTCATTATCGCAAGCGCCCGATCGATAACGTGCTGGCCGAGCTGGAGGAACTGCGCCGCAGGAACTCCTTTGCCTTTTTCGTTGACGACAACCTGGTGGCTGACCGGAAATATGCCCTGGAGCTGTTCGCCGGCATGAAAGGGATGGGTTTTAAATGGCTCTCCCATGCCCCGATAGATTTTGCCGATGACCGGGAGTTCATCAAGGCCGCCGGCGAGGCCGGCTGCGTCGCCCTGTTTGTCGGGTTCGAGTCGCTCAACCAGGAGGCGCTCAAGGCGATGGGCAAGGTCACCAACACCGCCACTTCCTATCTTGAAGACGCCCAGGTCTTTCGTGACAACGGCATCGGCATCCTCGGCTCCTTTGTCATGGGAAACGACGGTGATACCCCGGAGGTCTTTGAGCGGACCCTGGCCTTCTGTGAGCAGGCGCGGCTGGAGGGGGCCATCTTCCCGATCCTCACCCCGTATCCCGGCACCGAAGTCAGGCGCCGCCTGGAAGCGGAGGGGCGGATCCTGTCAAATGCCTGGGAAGACTACGACATGGAGCATGTCACCTTCCAGCCCAAGGGGATGAGCGTGGCCGAGTTGCAACAGGGGTATGACTGGCTCAATAGGTCCTTTTACTCCTTCGGTTCCATGTATAAGCGGATCTGGAAGCTGCACCGCTCAGTGCAGGTCTTTGGCCCGATGAATATCGGGTTCCGGGCGGCACTAAAACGAAAAAAGGGTAATTGA
- a CDS encoding phosphopantetheine-binding protein, with amino-acid sequence MAEELIAAVKQLIIDALRIEGMSAADIDSDAPLFGDGLGLDSIDALQLVVAMEKEYGVVVPDAATGTKVFQSVRSMAGYIAENRK; translated from the coding sequence ATGGCCGAAGAACTTATAGCAGCAGTAAAACAGCTTATCATCGATGCCCTCAGGATCGAGGGGATGTCCGCCGCTGACATCGACAGTGATGCGCCCCTGTTTGGCGACGGTCTGGGGCTTGACTCAATAGATGCCCTGCAGCTTGTCGTGGCAATGGAGAAAGAATACGGAGTCGTGGTGCCTGATGCCGCCACCGGCACCAAGGTATTCCAGTCGGTGCGGTCCATGGCCGGCTACATTGCGGAAAACCGTAAATGA
- a CDS encoding lysophospholipid acyltransferase family protein has translation MALYSSINLFFINLFTIMVPRWLTPPFAYLTALIFYCVTGEQRRGIRANLRVVLGRRNVERTVFSSYCHYARNWTDIMRMIRLRGERLQAMIGRRSDPRPMEEALANKTGAILISPHFGNWELGGLGLADLGYRITVLTFREPDDKVTDQRRMVREERGIGVIYVDRDDPSPLAIIEAVNALRRNEILCLIGDRDGSSNSVTVDFFGKPTDLPAGAAYLALATGAPIIPVFVPLEQGRYATLMEEPIYVAARPGDNRAAVRDAVQQMASVFERYIRNYPDQWYTYFDYWQN, from the coding sequence TTGGCGCTTTATAGCAGTATCAACCTGTTCTTTATCAACCTGTTTACGATCATGGTCCCGCGGTGGCTGACCCCGCCGTTCGCCTATCTGACGGCCCTGATTTTTTACTGTGTTACCGGAGAGCAGCGCCGCGGCATCCGTGCCAACCTGCGGGTTGTTCTGGGGCGGCGCAATGTAGAGCGGACGGTTTTTTCCTCCTATTGCCATTACGCCCGCAACTGGACCGATATCATGAGGATGATCCGGCTCAGGGGGGAGCGGTTGCAGGCAATGATCGGCCGGCGCAGCGACCCGCGCCCCATGGAAGAAGCGCTCGCCAACAAAACCGGGGCCATCCTGATCTCGCCCCATTTCGGCAACTGGGAGCTGGGCGGACTGGGGCTGGCTGATCTGGGATACCGGATAACCGTGCTCACTTTCCGGGAACCGGATGACAAGGTGACCGACCAACGGCGCATGGTGCGGGAGGAGCGCGGCATCGGCGTGATCTACGTTGATCGGGACGACCCGTCGCCGCTGGCGATCATTGAAGCGGTCAATGCCTTGCGCCGCAATGAAATCCTCTGCCTCATCGGCGACCGTGACGGTTCGTCCAATAGTGTCACTGTTGATTTCTTCGGAAAACCGACCGATCTCCCGGCCGGCGCCGCCTATCTGGCACTGGCGACCGGCGCGCCGATCATCCCGGTTTTTGTCCCTCTGGAGCAGGGGCGATACGCCACCCTCATGGAAGAGCCGATCTACGTGGCTGCTCGGCCGGGCGACAACCGGGCAGCGGTCAGGGACGCCGTGCAGCAGATGGCTTCGGTATTTGAACGTTACATCAGGAACTATCCTGACCAGTGGTATACCTACTTCGATTATTGGCAAAACTAA
- a CDS encoding radical SAM protein — protein sequence MLQSLKNYTTEKIVSLLLSMATSSSNETLARMTHLMEMIPKKDYYKERIRWIRQLVRQGHPSIEFPRRILRDIHPNQRSKWITNLAVNHLLSGTNKRKEWADRHGFYPPSTVVISLTMKCNLSCYGCYAGDYSKTLELSNDEVDSALTQMKAMGVYFAVISGGEPFFKQDIFELFKKHSDMAFLVFTHGGLIDEAMVEKLIEVGNVMPAFSLEGYEAETDARRGAGHFQKVMHAMELLKSAGLSFCGSFTQTSKNTDIITDGKYIDMLLDKGVYALWLFTYVPVGREPNLELMATPEQRDLLRTRVAEFRDSKPMLFVDFWNDGPIISGCIAGGRKYFHINANGDIEPCVFCHFAVDNIRRTTIAEALGSPLFKAIRERQAEHENLLRPCMLIDHPDAGRELFSTAGAYPTHDGAAKIFTDLAPQMDEYSAAYAGIADPAWEREFAGTERNPRKRCQR from the coding sequence ATGCTGCAAAGCCTTAAAAACTATACGACTGAGAAGATTGTCTCCCTGTTACTCTCCATGGCCACCAGCTCTTCCAATGAGACCTTGGCCCGGATGACCCATCTGATGGAGATGATCCCCAAAAAAGACTATTACAAGGAGCGGATTCGCTGGATTCGGCAGCTGGTTCGGCAGGGGCATCCGAGCATCGAGTTCCCCCGGCGGATCCTGCGGGATATTCACCCCAATCAGCGGAGCAAATGGATTACCAACCTGGCGGTGAACCACCTGCTGTCCGGTACCAACAAGCGCAAGGAATGGGCTGACCGGCACGGCTTCTATCCGCCGTCCACCGTGGTCATCAGCCTGACCATGAAGTGCAATCTCTCCTGTTACGGCTGTTATGCCGGCGACTATTCCAAGACACTGGAACTCTCCAACGATGAGGTCGATTCGGCTCTGACCCAGATGAAGGCGATGGGGGTCTATTTTGCCGTCATCTCCGGTGGGGAGCCGTTCTTTAAGCAGGATATCTTCGAGCTGTTCAAGAAGCATTCGGACATGGCGTTCCTGGTCTTCACCCATGGTGGTCTCATTGATGAGGCGATGGTGGAGAAGCTGATTGAAGTGGGCAATGTCATGCCGGCCTTCTCCCTTGAAGGGTATGAGGCTGAAACCGATGCCCGCCGCGGCGCCGGCCATTTTCAGAAAGTCATGCATGCCATGGAGCTGCTCAAGAGTGCGGGGCTTTCCTTCTGCGGCTCATTTACCCAGACCAGCAAGAATACCGACATCATCACTGACGGCAAGTACATCGACATGCTGCTGGACAAGGGGGTCTACGCCCTTTGGCTCTTCACCTACGTGCCGGTTGGCAGGGAGCCGAACCTGGAACTGATGGCAACGCCCGAACAGCGCGACCTTTTGCGGACCAGGGTTGCAGAATTCCGCGACAGCAAGCCGATGCTGTTCGTTGATTTCTGGAACGACGGGCCGATCATCAGCGGCTGTATCGCCGGCGGTCGCAAGTATTTCCATATCAACGCCAACGGTGACATCGAACCGTGCGTTTTTTGCCACTTTGCCGTTGATAACATCCGCCGCACCACCATTGCCGAGGCGCTTGGGTCGCCGCTGTTCAAGGCCATCCGGGAGCGGCAGGCAGAGCATGAGAACCTGCTTCGCCCTTGCATGCTCATTGACCACCCCGATGCGGGACGCGAGCTGTTCAGCACTGCCGGAGCGTATCCGACCCATGACGGCGCCGCAAAAATCTTTACCGATCTGGCACCGCAGATGGACGAATATTCGGCCGCTTATGCCGGGATTGCCGATCCTGCCTGGGAGCGGGAGTTTGCCGGCACGGAGCGGAATCCCCGGAAGCGCTGTCAGCGTTGA
- a CDS encoding glycosyltransferase family 2 protein — protein MGICVVIPAYNCEKTIESVVRETLQQGFPLLVVDDGSIDQTAEQIAGLPVNLIRHDVNKGKGMALRTAFDWALMNGFSMVVTLDADGQHDPTAICAMVAEARGKGFDLLLASRYSQFQEMAGLRRYWNRFGAWCMRKRTGFKIDDSQSGFRVYSSKLLRSVNLVSTGYDLEMEILVKCWKAGFSIGSVPVAARVADGRSTSHFRPVRDTWRICMTFLKFSIPCESPNAAKP, from the coding sequence GTGGGAATCTGCGTAGTCATACCTGCATACAATTGCGAAAAGACCATTGAATCCGTTGTCCGGGAGACGCTGCAACAGGGATTTCCCCTGCTTGTTGTCGATGACGGCTCAATTGACCAAACAGCGGAACAGATTGCCGGGTTGCCGGTAAACCTCATCAGGCACGATGTTAACAAGGGCAAGGGGATGGCGTTGCGCACTGCGTTTGACTGGGCTCTGATGAATGGTTTTTCCATGGTGGTTACCCTTGATGCCGATGGTCAGCACGATCCGACCGCCATTTGCGCAATGGTGGCAGAGGCCCGCGGAAAGGGTTTTGATCTTCTTCTGGCATCGCGTTATTCGCAATTTCAGGAGATGGCCGGGCTGCGGCGTTATTGGAACCGTTTCGGCGCCTGGTGCATGAGAAAAAGGACTGGTTTCAAGATTGACGACAGTCAATCGGGATTTCGTGTATACTCGTCCAAGCTGTTGCGTTCGGTGAACCTTGTTAGTACCGGGTATGATCTGGAAATGGAAATCCTGGTCAAGTGCTGGAAGGCCGGATTTTCCATCGGTTCAGTCCCTGTGGCGGCTCGGGTTGCTGACGGCCGGTCAACAAGCCATTTCCGGCCGGTTCGTGATACTTGGCGCATTTGTATGACATTCTTAAAATTCAGCATACCCTGTGAGAGTCCTAATGCTGCAAAGCCTTAA